A region of the Styela clava chromosome 1, kaStyClav1.hap1.2, whole genome shotgun sequence genome:
TAATTCAATCTCGCCCGCTTGATGCTGACACAACCAACTaataccaaattttgatgtttttaactCAAAAAAACATCAAGGAATTTGTTAGAATTGCGTTTAagtttagttttggcacaaggcttgttgttacttatcgattttaatcggtaagtatgttgataggtatttgtttgttagatggacacgatatctcacgaaagcgagaataaatctgctccagattttgcatgtgcattcatcatatgtcggaccagaagcctatcgattttgaataaattatatcgtataattagcgagttattaattaattagtgatgggacacaaagtgtcactatggagtaagagcgctgttttgggggatcccctaactttcgatcaataagtcttctgtctctgaccgatattctcgttttccaCTTTGATTTTGTAACACttctgttcataaaatgtaacttcaaCGTCCCACTTagatggcccgccagtctaagtggCCAAAGgttttggcccctggtctaaAAACCTTGCCGCCTCTGTTCTAGGCGTAAACAACATGTATGCCATTGCACCTCCAATTACTCTGATCATGATCAGgtttgcaggttcaaatcccatgagTGGTAATTTTGTGCAGGAGTCCTTCTAAACTCTCATTGGGGAGTTTATGTAACCAATGGTCCCCCATTATTAAGTCTTTGCATTCTATCCCCgaatcggtactcctgaagtatgtgaaccaagattgcaaaccctggaacgtagtatgtgtaccaggttaggattagatcataattttattccaatttttcttattgtagttctattacgagttcagggactagccaagtgactcccgtagtatttgtacatgaaattacggcctaaccctaacttggtacacatactacgttccaatgtccgccatcttggtttacatacttcaagagtaccCCCAAATCTGACATGGAATGGTGAGTGACAAGAcaccatggttcgccatatgattcaGCTTTCCtggagataaatatgaaaattccacCACTATGAATGAGCAGTGCTTATTAATAAGCAATAACTACACTTCAAAGGGTCATTTTTCTGGTCTGGTTTTTCTGGTACCTTTGAAGGGTACTGACCATGGCTCTATGCAAATAGGTACTAGCTTTGTTTTAGAAAGTCTGGTATCTTTCTATTTTGCCATATAGCCTGctcaatttattgaaaaattaggTGAGGAGAAGAACGtggaattcaaaaaataattagataGTTTGGAGCTGGAGCCACTGAAAGTTTTTTCCATAATGGTAAGCTTAGCTTTGATAACAAAACTGCGTCCAAAGTACAGCTGCAGCTCTGGTACCCAAGCCCTTGTGGCATCTAAATATCTCTgacttaattttgtttttccatttCCAGCTTAATGAAACGTCAGAATCCTGTGTAATGGACATGACAAATATCAGTGATGTCGGAATAAGAATCATTGAAAAAGGCAATGAAGCGAAACCTGACGTTCCGCAAAAGTTACCTTTCAACTCAGGGTTTTCGTTCTTTGACAATTCGAAATTAGATTTTGGTCAGACGTCTTCGAAATCTCTTGAAGATAAAGAGAACATAAGAGTTGAAATAACAACAGAATCTGAAGGTTACTACACAAAAGATTTTCTTAAATCACTACAATTGATAGAAACGAAGCCAGACGAAAAAACAAAATCGAACGCTGAAGAAAATGTGACGCGTCCGCACATAAATCCGCCTTCTTACGCGATGTGTCTTGCGGGTGTGGCAGGAAGGAGATCCATTTTGGCTACCCCTTTGGAAACATCGCAAAACGAAAATGACGCTTCAATGCCGGAACAAGTTACATCAGATTCTAAAATTGTAAAATCTAACCCAAATGTGTCGATGGACTTCATGTCCGCTGACGAAGATTTGAGTTTTACGTGTGTCGATCCCAAAAAAACAGAATTTGGTCGAAACGACGCAATGAATAACATGCCTGCTCATGATACTACGAGTGGCGAAGATCTAAGTTTCACTTGTGTTAATCCGGGGAGAGTAGCATCGTCGCAGGATAAGTTAACGGAAAACATGACTATCTTGGATCCCTCCAGTGGTGATGATTTAAGTTTTACTTGCGTGAATCCAGGGAATTTACAATCTACAAAAATTGAACAAGAAAAGGACTCTCCAATCTTGGAACCACCCAGTGGTAACGATTTGAGTTTTACATGTATGGATCCAGTAAAAGCACAAGATAAAACTGGCAATGATGCGTATCCCTTGGATCCCTCTAATGGGGAAGATCTTAGTTTCACTTGTGTAAATCCTACGGTAGCAACGCCTATGTCTAACGCAAAAGTATCTAACACAGATGCAATGGATTTTACTTGCACGACACCAGGCATCTTTAACGCGGAGACGGATTCATCTGAAAATGATGACATTTTTGTGCCAGACAATCAACCTTCTTGCTCAAATCCTGATGAAAAAACGCGCCGTTTCGTTTTCGGTTCGGACGAGATGGACATCACTAGAACAGCAGATAAAACTATAGATTGTGGCAAAGAGGACATCCTTGTTCCTGATACTCAACCAATGAGTGGTCTTGATAATGACCCCACAAACGAGGAGATTCTAGTTCCTGAATCCCAGCCAATGAGTGGTCCCGAGAATGACCTTTCAAATGAGGAAATCCTAATTCCTGATACCCAGCCAATGAGTGGTCTCGACAATGACCCTATAAATAGCGTTGAAAGTGGGGATATTGTAAACGAAACAGTTATGGAAATTGGGGCTGAAGATTTCTCCCCTGAACCTATTGTCCAGGGAGGTATAGGCAGTAATGGAGACCAAAATGATCTAAATAACGAAGAAAATTTTCTCATCCCTGACACACAAATGGAAACTATTAGGAATGGATTCGAAGCAAACTCAGCTCCAGAGATGTTACCTCAAATTTCAACTGGCTCTAACACCCCACCAAGTGATGAAACTGAGGATATTGACGTTTGGGAAACATCGGCTTTTAAACGAAAAATGGCTCGAGCAAGAAATTCTATCGGATTATACAAAGCGAGACAGGAGCGAGAAAATTTACTGAAAGAGAGTTTGTCTGAAATGAAAAGCCCCCCTGAAGCTATGGAAGTATTGCAAGAAAACATTATTTCTCACCCTACTCTTATAGTGGAAGATACAGATTTGGGTGTAAATTCAAACCCTGTATTTAACGGACCAACGATTCCAGTTATAATTGTCCCTGAAACACCAAGTTTTTTAGATAACGAAACCAACCAAGAATTGCCTGTCGTGAACTCATCAAATTTAGAAACTCAGAAAACTGCTATAAAAAGGCCTCAAAATTCAAGTATTTTCTCAAGTGCAACTACAGAAGAATCGTCTCCTAATTTAGAAGCAACCAGACCTCATACTGGCTCGGTAATAAATCCAGTTGTTCCTTCGAAGGTTCCAAAAATTTGTACAGAAGAAATAGggagtgattcaaatataaaagaaatagaaaaaagcAAAGCTGGTAGTTCTGGGAAAGAGATAAGCAAGGAAAACTGGCTGGGAGTTGGAAACATTCAAACTGGCATGAATTCGAGTACCCTAAGTCAAGATTCAGTCCAATTACGGTGAGTCTTACTTGTTATATgttaggatttacatgtttatcccaAGGTAGAGggaacggtgctcccgaagtatgcgaaccaagatggcggacatcggaacgtaacaggttagggttaggcgataatttttttccaattttccttattttagtcctattatcagttcgaagactagccaagagccccccgtagtatttatagctaaaattatgacctaaccctaacctagtacacatattacattccgatgtccgccatcttggttcgcatacttcgggagagGGAACTCATTTTTATTTCCTGCCTGAATCAAGAATCTGACTCATTGTACAATAAGAccttttttttccaaaattttcattcttcagctcagatttttatttaaaatttgtctTCTTACTTGCTAGTTGTTACGATCtaatttgaaaataagaaaTCTCAGAGCCCTCTCTTCCAAAATTCCTGACTATTCCCCTGAATCAAGAATCTGAATATCACTGTTTTGTGAGACCCGGgattttttcgaaatttttcaTGCTTTCAACtcagatttttatttaaaatttgtctTACAGAATTACAACTGCACTAGACAAATCAATAATGGAAGAAATCAATCGGAACCAGATGCAGAAAAAGGTAAATATTGCCTTACTCTATTAGACTTTCATGTGAATACTGATTTATCCCAGGTAGATATGACATGGATATCGTCTGTGCAATTGGCGCACAATTAACCTTCACAGGCTCAATCTCTCTGGATTGCATAAATCTTTGTCATTGCAGTGTGGtccccccccctcccccaaTGAAAATTAGTGGCTACCCACTGAATCAGGGAACCGATTATCGCTAAGAAAAAGAGCCACATGCCAAAATTTCATCTCTGATAAACCTAACCAGCCTTTTTTTTATCGCAGGACCAGAACATCACGGTTGACGAATTTCTACAGGACTATGCCAACATTAACATTAAAAACCTAAGGGTATGGTATCTATATATACGCAAGATAAAGTATCACTTGATACCTGTTTTTGGTTATTAACCCTTTTTTCCCAATAGACTAATCACTAATATACGAATTGCGGTATTTGCTGCTGCCGCATTTTTGTATCCAACCGTTTACTATTTATAGTTATAATGCgagtattaatttattttaaaatatcagtaTCCAGGGATCACATAAATTTTAATCAGTTCaaggcaaaaaaaatattttcaaaatttttaactttCATTGTCTTGAGAAAATGGtatcaaataaaatccaatAATAGTACAAAGGGCGCtcaagaagtgtgtgtaccaatataaaaataactaattttgtttgcctactttacatcaagttgcataaagggactgaaacctatgagcagaaaattattcacttggctaacacagacagtcccgaactcgtaatagaactaaaataagaaaaattggaatcaaattatggcctgaccccaacctggtacacatactacgggtgtACCGAACAAAGATAGTCCaacatttaggctacaattttgcttttttaattttcatcgtGCAATGTGgcggggaattcccactattcaaatacctaactaaaaaatagaataggattcggtattctggattcgatttaagtattctagaatagtaaattattctacactGCCCATCTCCAAGTCATATGACCAATTCAACCATTTCTCAAGAATAGCTCTTCAATTTTTACCCTTAATGAATCTAATTTCCTACAGAGAGCAAGACAAAGTATCGTTGTACCATCGTCCGCAACTGAGCAGCCGAAAGGTTTAAAAGAAATGTTCAAAGCTGTAAATTGGACCGGTAAAGAAGTCGCCATTAATGAATGTTTTGTGAATGAATTGAAGAAAAAAGTAGAATGGTATGTTGAGGTTTTTgtttatgtatatttttttaattccaattcTTTTTGTCTTGCACAAGGTGATGTGAGAGCGACAACTGATATACGAGTACCGGTAGCGACTAAATTTGGGAGAAcccccttttgaaatttttgtgagAATGTGAAAGACATGTGCGgttgcattttgttaaaatcgacgattgtttttgtttggcgtgttatttaggcAGCAAACATCTTTATTTCAGtctttattctccctaaatcacaaatttctcTTCACATATGTCTGGTGCCACGAAGAGGTCGATAATTACTATGGTACGGTGTGTCTTGATTTttgtttgtgtatattttttattccaagCAAGAATTCCTTGAACAAGAAAGCCCTGTGTGAGCCGCCACTGATATTTAACGATATGTTATTAATGAAGCAAAATTTATTAGTATGAAAAAAACGGGATTATTCCGGGGGGCTTGTATGTGAGTTTGGCTTATATACGTAAATATACCTACACAGTAATAAAAAGTGGGTGCATTGaatacagttgccaatgaaaaGATTTTGATTCTTCCAAAAATAGTAGTCTTTTATACTGCACTATCTTTCAGGTTGGAAGGAGATATTGCTAAAATTGAagaagaaatgaataaaaacaatccGGAGATTTTCAACAAAGTTCGAATCGGAGGAGACGAGAGTGAGGAGCTCTGTGAGAAGCTGCAGAAGATGTTCTCATGTTGCAAAATGTTGGGAAAGGTGGGTGATGGAAGTTTCATGTTCGATTCAGGGCTTCGAGCTGTTACATTTTGTTAGAGCCAAGCTTTGCGGAGCACTTTGAGAGCCTATGATGTAATTAATAGATTGTTGAACCTGACAAGAAGCGTATCAATAGTAAAAAAGACAAAGTGGGAGGTTGGGCATGTCTTCACTGGAGTCAGAGATTCGGAGTTCGAGTCGAAGTTTTGAATATGCAGAGTCGGGAAACCATATTTTCCatgattttattgtaaaaatttgattttcttcatAGTCAAACTTAAAACTACCGGTACTCAACACCCAGAGTcgaaaagttttttaaaatctgggtaaaagtaaaaaatttgttcaatcTCGAGTCACTTGTAAAGTCACATAATTGACACAAtacagggttttcactgttcaTGAAGTTTCTTGAATTTCAAAGGGGACATATCGATAGTCGATACCATTTATAGTTTGTTGGCCCCAATTATTGTGTTGAATGAAGTGggaaaaatgattaaaataataaaaaactgggtaagatatattgagaactgacttcataccaaaattgaaattgtgaagggactttaGGACcactgtttaaatttattttattttgtttccaaGGCATATTGGAAGAGAGATGCTTGCAAACTGTACAAAGGATTACATCAAGCTTCGAAACAATATTTAGAAGATGATTTAGCGCCTGTGACTTCTAAGTTAGGATTGCCGCAAGATTTAATAAACTTGGCACTGAAGGAGATAGAAGAAGGTATAATCTTTTATTATTCAACGTAGGATCGAATTACActtttatcccgggggagaagctTAATATGACAGCTTAATATATGCAGAACAACAGCATACTTGGAAGATGTTAATAGGCTTATACATCGACATAATTTTAAGTTACTTTTTCATTGTAATGGGTCGTTAAAAACATTGACTCACTGCAGATTCCTCAAGTTTTTCCTTTTACATTAACGCCCTCTTCCTGTAGAGAAATCGTcttatatcaggggtgggcaacatacggctcGCGGGCTGGGTCCGGCCCGCAGACTGTAtatcagtacattatgatattacattatcacacttttagtacattatgataaattcattatgtgttttttggtcTCTAATTttagtaaagtttaaactttactttaaactCGATTTATAATTTactttcttgcattagcgaataaatatgtgattgagatattgaatactattcatgttataatccggcccaccgaggactttattttcccacatctggcccgccgactagagaagttgcccacccctgtctcATATACATATTCATAAAATCCGCCTGTgctaaatttttttatcatttttactAGCGAACAAAAACCTggatgaaatgattgaaaattacGAAAGCAGAGAAAAACCTCCAGCAGAGGAACAAGCTAATTTATATGAAGAAAACCAAATGAAACTCGATGAATTGGCGAAAGGTATagtttcaaattatattgaatatataacgAAATGATTAGGGCTAGGCATATCGAttcaaatcgaatagtaaattattcgaatcggttcaaatctaaatttcaaatcgccgccatctttttttttttatttcaaccaaTGGTGGAGGTGAATTccctaatttatttttcattgaagtcatattttttcaacgcaattctaacatacgactattttctgtagtgagttattgataaaacgttttattattgtgtgtgaaagctcagtaatctatctgagtgatgtattctgtcttcagtaattcatttgttgagaggaccaattactataaaaaagtcgcttacaattatatatttccaagtattcgagattcgattccattcgaaaacattattcgattcaattctgaaatcacaaggtattcgaaaatgccaaGCCCTAGTAATGATGATCCCTATTTTTGCACAAGCAGCACTAGCTAGGGAGCCCGGAGTTTTCAAACGGGTTTTGTCACAGTCACTGCTCGATAACCGGTTTTGGTTGTCCACGACTCCCCTTCTCCAGTAAAACTTTGTAAATAATCATTTCCTCGTAATTTGTGCTTGTGATATTTTTTTccactggttggaaaaaataaacttgactttaCAAATTTGGCTTGTTTCtgaaatttctgaattttaaataatatggtGTTAGTGTTTTTGTATCTTTTGCTTTAAACATTGTGTGCACACGCAGCAATTTCTAGGCAGGGTCACAGCCAGGAATACTTAATAAGGGGGGGTGAAACTTCTAATTCTGAGATAGACCGAAACAGCCAGCTGGTTTTCAAGAGTGTTCAGGCATGTGACTCAAACCAGAGATTTAAACTTGCAATGACAGCATGGTGAAGtctaccagtggttcccaatctatTTATGGTTCGTAGCCACCTTTTGGAGGCTTTTATCACCTAATGCCCCCCTATTATCCCAGTGGTATTCTGActggtagattccaaattccattatgttcaaacaattcatgatCTACGAATTGAAAAACCAGAGGTTTTCTTGtcaagtgaaaagtaaaatcagttttaagCCAAGCATTGTGGCCCCCCCCCTTTAACTGCTTTGGGACGACAAATTTTCCGCGTTGTGAACTGCTGGTCTAGGCCATCTTGCCCGCGATTGGTCTTTTTTACCagcttaaaaaaaataaacttgacttgccTTTATTCAGAGCATGAAGAACTCCAGAAGTGGAAGCTAACATCGACCaaagaaaaattagaaatacAAGAAAGGAGACGAAAATTGATAAACAGGATTTTAAAGGTATGTGGTCATGTTTACATTTTTGCTTGCGGTTTTCAAGAAGTGTTGTAACATTTTAATGAAGTACAATGAGCCACTGATGTGTGAATTGCTATTTTAGATAACTAATGTTTGGGGTGCACAATTGCTTACCCAGTAATTCCCAAACTTTCAGAAAAAAACTCGTGAACAAAAAATTGCTGGCTCTGAATTTCTGATCGTTTATGTGTACTTTATAtcttttaaaattgtaaacatgTAGATttaaggaataaaaaaaaagtcaattcttatttctgcctgattttttttttgagatacTAAAAAATCGGACGTATGGGACCAAGATGTCGcccaacctgaactcaggttgtgtaccaggttagtgttcaggttgtgcgacatcttggtgcgcatacttcaggagcaccataaactaaaaataattagatggtttGGAGCACGAGCCACAAAAATTTCTGGCAGCTCCATCGAACAAGGCTTCATTCAGCTCAACCAAAAATGTAACGGCACCAGGCTTCCTCTGGTTGTGTGTTGGATTCAGATCAGGgcgcttctgaagtatgcgtaccaagatgccatacactggaacgtagtatgtgtaccaggttagggttcaggtacaaatactacggtaaTCACTAGGCTAGTTTCCGAAtttataatagaactaaaataaggaaaatttgaataaaattatggcctgaccctaacatgatacacatactatgttccggtgtatATTTTCTTTACAGGGGAATAATGAAGAAAACGAGAGAAGGAAGAAGCATAAAGAAGTAACTGAAGCCCTAAAATCATGGCGAAGGTATGTTTTAGCCTTATAAGCAGGGATTCCATTGATCTGGAACCCAAAATAAGGACAACTGGAAAAATTTCTGAATTGGGAGTAGGAATAGCTGGCTTTCCCATGGCTCCAGGTTAATGTCACAATTACAGACGTCACAGTGTGCGAAGCACTCACCCTTCAAGCTCCGTTTAACTTTGAATTCTTTCCCGTACTTATCACGAAAAACGTTCTTACGTttgctttttttaaattaagCTAAAATAACCACCATCACGACAAAACCTAAGGATCGCCACACTAAC
Encoded here:
- the LOC120334890 gene encoding uncharacterized protein LOC120334890, with translation MSGRSRKRNSRRSSILKKSSPSRQALDDLDANVDVTEYTRFDNVTNTQTKYSKRVSFADTNQIKEIFRVADIAKDWHDSSASDNSLSKLHDPSNLTTPLIRKSRDLPTSADGGSKDIENLMKGPIVGQEMGSNKLNETSESCVMDMTNISDVGIRIIEKGNEAKPDVPQKLPFNSGFSFFDNSKLDFGQTSSKSLEDKENIRVEITTESEGYYTKDFLKSLQLIETKPDEKTKSNAEENVTRPHINPPSYAMCLAGVAGRRSILATPLETSQNENDASMPEQVTSDSKIVKSNPNVSMDFMSADEDLSFTCVDPKKTEFGRNDAMNNMPAHDTTSGEDLSFTCVNPGRVASSQDKLTENMTILDPSSGDDLSFTCVNPGNLQSTKIEQEKDSPILEPPSGNDLSFTCMDPVKAQDKTGNDAYPLDPSNGEDLSFTCVNPTVATPMSNAKVSNTDAMDFTCTTPGIFNAETDSSENDDIFVPDNQPSCSNPDEKTRRFVFGSDEMDITRTADKTIDCGKEDILVPDTQPMSGLDNDPTNEEILVPESQPMSGPENDLSNEEILIPDTQPMSGLDNDPINSVESGDIVNETVMEIGAEDFSPEPIVQGGIGSNGDQNDLNNEENFLIPDTQMETIRNGFEANSAPEMLPQISTGSNTPPSDETEDIDVWETSAFKRKMARARNSIGLYKARQERENLLKESLSEMKSPPEAMEVLQENIISHPTLIVEDTDLGVNSNPVFNGPTIPVIIVPETPSFLDNETNQELPVVNSSNLETQKTAIKRPQNSSIFSSATTEESSPNLEATRPHTGSVINPVVPSKVPKICTEEIGSDSNIKEIEKSKAGSSGKEISKENWLGVGNIQTGMNSSTLSQDSVQLRITTALDKSIMEEINRNQMQKKDQNITVDEFLQDYANINIKNLRRARQSIVVPSSATEQPKGLKEMFKAVNWTGKEVAINECFVNELKKKVEWLEGDIAKIEEEMNKNNPEIFNKVRIGGDESEELCEKLQKMFSCCKMLGKAYWKRDACKLYKGLHQASKQYLEDDLAPVTSKLGLPQDLINLALKEIEEANKNLDEMIENYESREKPPAEEQANLYEENQMKLDELAKEHEELQKWKLTSTKEKLEIQERRRKLINRILKGNNEENERRKKHKEVTEALKSWRRYCQWRIKIHSERKLEFSFLYRSLSLTVEFENEVEKFEAGNKVVSYLLKTNTLPGNVIRSEVENFKMYHKFFKNCIDFSQLKEKYPDFGSLKMLLRQMSILSSAIDELIEDIDWISCQFGLCSCHVTSEDCSITVWIRPTMTGVDGFNIKLFFTNHDSALRDDSVLSVLKNGCQISSHEFIPGRRQLKHVGKAEVASMLSSVAPGRHHLKRSVQTVLKGANNSE